A single window of Leishmania infantum JPCM5 genome chromosome 35 DNA harbors:
- a CDS encoding putative isomerase, whose product MRSRDCTVDREAAVQKRKKDHIDICLHKDVEPHKRRTSIWNKYTLPYKALPEVDLQKIDTSCEFMGKRISFPFFISSMTGGEAHGRVINENLAKACEAEKIPFGLGSMRIINRYASAVHTFNVKEFCPSVPMLANIGLVQLNYGFGPKEVNNLVDSVRADGLCIHLNHTQEVCQPEGDTNFEGLIEKLRQLLPLIKVPVLVKGVGHGIDYESMVAIKASGVKYVDVSGCGGTSWAWIEGRRQPYKVEEENIGYLFRDIGVPTDVCLRESAPLTVNGDLHLIAGGGIRNGMDVAKALMMGAEYATAAMPFLAAALESSEAVRAVIQRMRQELRVSMFTCGARNIGDLRRMKVIELGHL is encoded by the coding sequence ATGCGCTCTCGTGATTGCACGGTTGaccgcgaggcggcggtgcagaagCGCAAGAAGGACCACATCGACATTTGCTTGCATAAGGACGTCGAGCCGCACAAGAGGCGCACCTCCATCTGGAACAAGTACACGCTACCCTACAAGGCACTTCCCGAAGTTGATCTGCAGAAAATCGACACGTCCTGCGAGTTTATGGGCAAGCGCATATCCTTTCCCTTCTTCATTTCCTCCATGACCGGCGGTGAGGCGCACGGCCGCGTCATCAACGAGAACCTGGCAAAGGCGTGCGAGGCCGAGAAGATCCCGTTCGGGCTTGGTAGCATGCGCATCATCAACCGCTATGCGTCGGCGGTGCACACCTTTAACGTGAAGGAGTTCTGTCCTTCGGTTCCGATGCTAGCCAATATCGGCCTGGTGCAGCTGAACTACGGTTTTGGCCCAAAGGAGGTAAACAACCTCGTGGACTCGGTGCGCGCCGACGGTCTGTGCATCCACCTGAACCATACGCAAGAAGTTTGCCAGCCGGAGGGCGACACAAACTTCGAGGGCCTGATTGAgaagctgcgccagctgttGCCGCTCATCAAGGTACCGGTACTCGTGAAAGGTGTCGGTCACGGCATTGATTACGAATCGATGGTGGCCATCAAGGCCAGCGGCGTCAAGTACGTGGACGTTTCAGGATGCGGCGGCACGTCATGGGCCTGGATCGAGGGTCGCCGGCAGCCATACAAGGTGGAGGAAGAGAACATTGGTTACCTCTTTCGCGACATTGGTGTGCCTACCGATGTCTGCCTGCGTGAGAGCGCGCCGCTGACCGTCAACGGCGACCTCCACctcatcgccggcggcggtaTCCGCAACGGCATGGACGTCGCCAAGGCCCTCATGATGGGTGCCGAGTAcgccacggcggcgatgccgttTCTTGCGGCTGCCCTGGAAAGCTCAGAGGCGGTCCGTGCAGTGATTCAGCGTATGCGCCAGGAGCTGCGTGTCTCCATGTTTACCTGCGGTGCCCGCAATATTGGGGACCTTCGGCGCATGAAGGTGATTGAGCTCGGTCACCTTTAG
- the AAT27 gene encoding putative amino acid permease, with the protein MKFWDHVSGRGVVGAALNLSVTTIGAGVLVIPSTFQDGGICFVVGMLVLVGVMTVLSIDYLIRCIDCLHLKSYEDISRELLGRWFEEAVRWILIFYNIGMAAGYIVVIGEIFTPILPLLQPYLPFLTDSSHVMIMAWAFVMLPLSCIPKITKMNYICFVAITATFLISAIIVYRYLVPYDGKHNHAKVTYLSVSERALLAMPVMMFSFDCQSLVFQIYNNLRTVTRANMMRVASLSVSITGLVYLVVGLFGYLTHTPNITGNILANYDPFKDHLFAFGEAVYSFTVMAAYVLVLFPCRDAVFIFLYGHNTATHELAHAAITTRQNLVTSILLSALSIFLAMQVTGIVVVIALLGGLCSSTICFSYPAAFRIMLHIRGLDRCKPMELVTAISMLVFGVLGGSLGTFIAIRV; encoded by the coding sequence ATGAAGTTTTGGGATCACGTTTCTGGCCGTGGTGTGGTGGGGGCAGCGCTTAACTTGTCGGTTACCACTATCGGCGCCGGGGTGCTCGTCATCCCATCGACTTTCCAGGACGGAGGAATTTGCTTTGTGGTGGGCATGCTCGTCCTCGTTGGAGTTATGACGGTGCTCTCCATTGACTACTTGATCCGGTGCATTGATTGTCTTCACCTCAAGTCGTACGAAGACATCTCACGCGAGCTACTGGGCCGGTGGTTCGAGGAGGCAGTGCGGTGGATTCTCATATTTTACAACATCGGCATGGCGGCTGGCTACATCGTCGTCATTGGTGAGATCTTCACCCCAATACTGCCGCTCCTTCAGCCGTATCTGCCCTTCCTGACAGACAGCTCGCACGTGATGATCATGGCGTGGGCTTTCGTaatgctgccgctgtcctGTATCCCGAAAATCACAAAGATGAACTACATCTGCTTCGTCGCCATCACGGCCACCTTTCTCATCTCGGCAATTATCGTGTACCGCTACCTTGTCCCCTACGACGGGAAGCACAACCATGCCAAGGTCACGTATCTGTCAGTGAGTGAGCGCGCGCTCTTGGCTATGCCGGTGATGATGTTCTCGTTTGACTGCCAGTCCCTCGTGTTTCAGATCTACAACAATCTGAGAACGGTCACGCGCGCAAATATGATGAGGGTGGCGTCGCTGAGCGTCAGCATCACTGGCTTGGTGTACCTAGTCGTTGGGCTGTTTGGCTACCTCACCCACACCCCCAACATCACCGGCAACATCCTCGCAAACTACGATCCTTTCAAGGATCACCTCTTCGCATTCGGCGAGGCGGTGTACTCCTTTACAGTGATGGCCGCCTATGTCCTCGTTTTGTTCCCCTGTCGCGATGCCGTGTTCATTTTCTTGTATGGCCACAACACGGCGACGCACGAGCTGGCGCATGCGGCCATCACCACGCGTCAGAATTTAGTTACTAGCATCCTACTATCGGCCTTGAGCATCTTTCTGGCCATGCAAGTCACAGgtatcgtcgtcgtcatcgcgcTTCTCGGAGgtctctgcagcagcacgatcTGCTTCTCCTACCCGGCAGCGTTTCGCATCATGCTCCACATCAGGGGCCTCGACCGCTGCAAGCCGATGGAGCTTGTCACCGCCATCAGCATGCTCGTCTTTGGCGTGTTGGGCGGTAGTCTCGGCACTTTCATCGCCATTCGGGTATGA